A genomic window from Triticum urartu cultivar G1812 chromosome 7, Tu2.1, whole genome shotgun sequence includes:
- the LOC125525683 gene encoding uncharacterized protein LOC125525683 — MSKQSTELGLDVKDFDDVVKQLIDLLRGSDGTVEGQTKAFALRRCVFEDLGLTAVLTSIAKVLKSEVCDDSETRKHFTRIVHADCSSWKNRRTLQRVIVEELNLHHVMHIIDKQDEEDDFKGVDSSSREEIASIKSMINECLRNERFLIIFNYGGVEDIDLVQFGIPLFGKGKLLWTNGKRFEAIESDKVKLMPTCVNIYISIDDTEDINENQKTMIHRVLHEDAVGVIGDIGMDGINPEIVLDCFLYTLFLTAQIPENSTDVDYGWATHACNYWICDGILGEENSWEIGNALYGLIPRLANSTDHDAMLVKSFYLGERKKSYKGWHSVTSSKLRAKDISNVPGSASSYFLTCQGDGPVHVRNDLFQVASGSLRVLKLCNCSFDFASPSFGCCHNLRFLWLDRCANTGRKKEQSGWQSFSNLLVFDLHFTAYGLWPQIIESMANLRELNTKGISWKTMSHSWKKLQKLHKLRVTRSSDVVTVDSCSFVDMMNLELLDLSGNTHMESLPTLSSAKTLKMLSLDGCSNLEHVALAMEAAPPLLESFSFDAYCPAENWAHPVHLPQEDMRLKAHIAPIKTAKVTKISLHGCGRLQNIFLRGLPNLEELDLSGTAIKSLDLHFTIIDFPKLKKLFLLGCEHLRCLRWKWCQRLEVLHVDTHGEKRSMICCEGQRSFGFQACIAFSDGRFIWSALDGIYTRLGGHFKFYLLISCTSHSQANITRSIQGIGSSQEDNLVATRSLLPYDDIPLAEDVTCLSLVWYCRQVQTFDLHIEIGEGSYNLGSMEGSENFRAFALHVQSLHVHDNSSITAFPGVHWSRLEWCHVERCPRLHSLFSSRGGYGMKTFSASNLLVAYCIWPSATYHQQLQHIYLYNCPRLVFAFPICCTLPSLETLQIAYCSNLWHVFPTDHEFPEDEEITSGVTFNNLKYIKLHHLHKLEQICEARLTAPALQTVGIRDCWGLRRLPAVAREGSKPVVDCEKDLWDSLEWDGLDAGHDPSLFETHHSAYYKKTLPRGSYLR, encoded by the exons GATGTAAAGGACTTTGATGATGTTGTCAAACAACTAATTGATCTTCTGCGTGGAAGTGATGGCACTGTAGAAGGGCAAACTAAAGCATTTGCCCTTCGTCGGTGTGTCTTTGAGGATCTGGGATTAACTGCTGTTCTAACGAGTATAGCCAAAGTCCTAAAATCTGAAGTATGTGATGATTCTGAAACGAGAAAGCATTTTACCAGAATTGTCCATGCGGACTGCTCCTCCTGGAAAAACAGAAGGACCTTGCAGAGGGTAATCGTTGAGGAGTTAAACCTTCACCATGTAATGCACATAATTGATAAGCAGGATGAAGAAGATGATTTCAAGGGGGTTGACAGCAGTTCTAGAGAAGAAATTGCAAGTATAAAAAGTATGATTAATGAGTGTCTAAGAAATGAAAGATTTTTGATAATATTTAATTATGGTGGAGTTGAAGATATTGATCTGGTGCAATTTGGAATTCCACTTTTTGGTAAAGGTAAACTGTTATGGACGAATGGTAAAAGATTTGAGGCCATTGAGAGCGATAAAGTCAAGTTGATGCCCACTTGTGTTAATATTTATATTTCTATCGATGACACTGAAGATATAAATGAAAATCAAAAGACAATGATTCATCGTGTATTGCATGAAGATGCTGTTGGAGTGATTGGTGACATTGGTATGGATGGCATCAACCCAGAAATAGTTTTGGATTGCTTCTTGTACACATTGTTCCTGACAGCACAAATACCTGAAAACTCTACTGATGTTGACTATGGTTGGGCTACTCATGCTTGCAACTACTGGATATGTGATGGAATCCTTGGTGAGGAAAACAGTTGGGAGATTGGCAATGCATTGTATGGACTGATACCGCGGTTGGCCAATTCTACTGATCATGATGCAATGTTAGTTAAGTCATTCTATTTGGGTGAACGGAAAAAATCCTATAAGGGATGGCATTCAGTCACCTCTAGCAAACTAAGAGCAAAAGACATCTCTAATGTTCCTGGCAGTGCATCATCATATTTTTTAACATGTCAGGGAGATGGTCCAGTACATGTACGTAATGATTTGTTTCAAGTAGCTAGCGGCAGCCTCCGTGTGCTAAAACTCTGCAACTGCAGCTTCGATTTTGCATCCCCTTCTTTCGGGTGCTGCCACAACCTAAGATTCCTTTGGCTTGACCGGTGTGCAAACACAGGCCGGAAGAAGGAGCAAAGTGGATGGCAAAGTTTTTCGAACCTGTTGGTGTTTGACTTGCATTTCACAGCTTATGGTTTGTGGCCTCAGATTATTGAATCGATGGCCAATCTCAGGGAGCTAAATACAAAGGGGATCTCGTGGAAGACTATGAGTCATAGTTGGAAAAAGCTACAGAAGCTTCACAAGCTCCGGGTAACCAGATCTTCAGATGTGGTTACGGTGGACAGTTGCTCTTTTGTAGATATGATGAACTTGGAGCTTCTTGACTTATCCGGCAACACTCACATGGAATCACTGCCGACGTTGTCATCGGCAAAAACCTTGAAGATGCTTTCTCTTGATGGTTGTTCCAACTTGGAGCATGTTGCACTGGCCATGGAAGCAGCACCACCACTACTTGAAAGCTTTAGCTTCGATGCTTACTGTCCCGCAGAGAATTGGGCACATCCTGTACATCTGCCCCAAGAGGACATGCGCCTCAAAGCTCATATAGCTCCAATTAAAACAGCCAAGGTGACCAAGATCTCCCTACATGGTTGTGGAAGATTGCAAAACATATTCCTTCGTGGATTGCCCAATCTGGAGGAACTGGACCTCTCTGGTACAGCCATTAAATCACTTGACCTCCATTTCACTATAATAGATTTCCCGAAACTCAAGAAGCTATTCCTACTGGGCTGTGAGCATCTCCGTTGTCTAAGATGGAAGTGGTGTCAGAGATTGGAAGTTCTACATGTGGACACGCATGGGGAGAAAAGATCAATGATCTGTTGTGAAGGACAGAGATCATTTGGCTTTCAGGCATGTATTGCATTTTCAGATGGAAGGTTCATTTGGTCGGCCCTTGATGGAATCTATACAAGGCTAGGAGGTCACTTCAAGTTCTACCTCCTTATCTCTTGTACAAGCCATAGCCAAGCCAATATCACTAGAAGTATCCAAGGTATTGGCTCTAGCCAAGAGGATAATTTGGTTGCAACAAGGTCGCTGTTACCATATGATGATATCCCCCTTGCTGAAGATGTAACTTGCTTGTCCTTAGTGTGGTACTGTCGCCAGGTTCAAACTTTCGATCTGCATATCGAGATTGGTGAAGGAAGCTACAATTTAGGGAGTATGGAGGGCAGTGAAAATTTCAGAGCTTTCGCGCTCCATGTTCAGTCATTGCATGTGCATGACAATTCCTCCATCACTGCTTTCCCAGGAGTACATTGGAGCAGACTAGAATGGTGTCATGTTGAGAGATGCCCCAGGCTACACTCCTTGTTTTCTTCCCGGGGCGGATATGGTATGAAGACGTTTTCCGCGTCGAATCTCCTGGTGGCCTATTGCATCTGGCCTAGTGCTACTTATCACCAACAGCTACAGCACATATACCTTTACAATTGCCCCAGGCTGGTGTTCGCCTTCCCCATTTGCTGCACCTTGCCCAGCCTGGAGACCCTCCAGATCGCGTACTGCAGTAACCTctggcatgttttcccaacggaccACGAGTTCCCTGAGGATGAGGAAATAACATCTGGTGTCACATTCAACAACCTGAAGTACATCAAGCTACACCATCTTCACAAGCTGGAGCAGATATGTGAGGCCAGATTGACTGCACCTGCGTTGCAGACGGTCGGCATCAGGGACTGCTGGGGTCTCAGGCGCCTTCCGGCTGTAGCGCGTGAAGGCTCTAAGCCGGTTGTGGACTGCGAGAAGGACTTGTGGGACAGCCTCGAGTGGGATGGCCTGGATGCCGGACATGACCCGTCGCTCTTCGAAACGCACCACTCGGCCTACTACAAGAAGACCCTCCCAAGGGGCTCCTATCTAAG GTAA